In Triticum aestivum cultivar Chinese Spring chromosome 5B, IWGSC CS RefSeq v2.1, whole genome shotgun sequence, the following proteins share a genomic window:
- the LOC123116653 gene encoding uncharacterized protein has translation MASSIGASGPRGLENIEPLTGNNFQTWKDSLLLHLGWHEVDLALMESKPVEPKKDATGYAELKKAYDTKVEKWERSNRMALLIMNFSISTEIKGAIPPNESAAEYLKSVEEQFKGSEKVYADELLHKLLAKYEGNGNVREHILSMSNAAAKLKTMKCELSEELLVL, from the exons atggcttcttccattggTG CTTCCGGTCCTCGTGGTCTCGAGAATATCGAACCACTCACGGGAAACAACTTCCAAACTTGGAAGGACTCGTTGCTTTTGCATTTGGGTTGGCATGAGGTTGACCTTGCACTAATGGAAAGTAAACCAGTGGAACCTAAAAAGGATGCCACTGGGTATGCTGAGCTTAAGAAAGCCTACGACACTAAAGTTGAGAAGTGGGAGAGGTCCAATAGAATGGCACTCCTAATTATGAACTTCTCCATCTCCACTGAGATTAAAGGGGCTATTCCCCCTAATGAAAGTGCTGCCGAATATTTGAAATCGGTGGAAGAACAATTTAAAGGCTCAGAGAAAGTGTATGCAGATGAGCTTTTACACAAGCTGCTTGCAAAATATGAAGGAAATGGAAATGTGAGGGAGCACATTTTGAGCATGAGCAATGCCGCGGCAAAGCTTAAAACCATGAAGTGTGAATTAAGCGAAGAGCTTCTTGTGCTCTAG
- the LOC123112835 gene encoding probable serine/threonine-protein kinase PBL19, with protein sequence MSCLGWLKKKKGSGSGRRGTTMTTMTTTTTTTTTGSAVSTSRSDDSGAGRPTSKSTGSASSQRSISSLYEERGHGQLRAFEYDELQAATNDFGRAQKLGEGGFGGVYKGFVRPLDPRADRIAVAVKRLNTRGLQGHKQWLAEVQFLGVLEHPNLVKLLGYCAVDGERGAQRLLVYEYMPNKSLEDHLFSRIHPALSWNRRLQIILGAAEGLAYLHEGLELQVIYRDFKASNVLLDKDFQAKLSDFGLAREGPTEGNTHVSTAAVGTHGYAAPEYIEKGHLTAKSDVWGFGVVLYELLTGRRSLDRNRPQGEQKLIEWVVQFPPDSRNFRMIMDPKLRGEYSSKAAREIAKLAQSCLLKNPKERPAMSEIVEVLRRAVQTEQAYVDKAPVAGNGKRVNVAPPSRR encoded by the exons ATGAGCTGCCTGGGGTGgctcaagaagaagaaggggtCCGGGAGCGGGAGGCGGGGCACCACGATGACGACCatgaccaccaccaccacaacaacAACCACCGGGTCGGCGGTGAGCACGAGCCGGTCGGACGACTCGGGGGCGGGGCGGCCCACCAGCAAGTCCACGGGCTCCGCCTCCTCGCAGCGGAGCATCTCCTCGCTCTACGAGGAGCGCGGCCACGGCCAGCTGCGGGCCTTCGAGTACGACGAGCTCCAGGCCGCCACCAACGACTTCGGCCGCGCGCAAAAGCTCGGCGAGGGCGGCTTCGGCGGCGTCTACAAGGGCTTCGTCCGCCCGCTCGACCCCCGGGCCGACCGCATCGCCGTCGCCGTCAAGCGCCTCAACACGCGCGGCCTCCAG GGACATAAGCAGTGGTTGGCAGAAGTACAGTTCCTTGGAGTTCTTGAGCACCCAAATCTTGTGAAGCTTCTCGGATATTGTGCCGTTGATGGTGAAAGGGGAGCCCAAAGATTACTGGTCTATGAGTACATGCCCAACAAGAGCCTGGAAGATCACTTGTTCAGCCGAATCCATCCTGCTCTCTCGTGGAACAGAAGGCTTCAGATTATCTTGGGTGCCGCAGAAGGATTGGCTTACCTGCATGAAGGGCTGGAACTTCAG GTGATCTACCGGGACTTCAAAGCCTCGAACGTGCTGCTGGACAAGGACTTCCAAGCAAAGCTATCAGACTTCGGGCTTGCGAGGGAGGGGCCAACAGAAGGGAACACTCATGTCTCAACTGCG GCTGTGGGGACGCACGGGTACGCGGCGCCGGAATACATCGAGAAGGGGCACCTGACGGCGAAGAGCGACGTGTGGGGCTTCGGGGTGGTGCTGTACGAGCTCCTGACGGGGCGGCGGTCCCTGGACAGGAACCGGCCGCAGGGGGAGCAGAAGCTGATTGAGTGGGTGGTCCAGTTCCCGCCGGACAGCCGCAACTTCCGCATGATCATGGACCCCAAGCTCCGCGGCGAGTACTCCTCCAAGGCGGCCCGGGAGATCGCCAAGCTCGCCCAGAGCTGCCTCCTCAAGAACCCCAAGGAGCGGCCCGCCATGAGCGAGATCGTCGAGGTGCTCAGGCGAGCCGTGCAGACCGAGCAAGCCTATGTGGACAAGGCACCCGTCGCCGGCAACGGGAAGAGGGTCAACGTGGCGCCGCCGTCGAGGAGGTGA